A single region of the Malus sylvestris chromosome 8, drMalSylv7.2, whole genome shotgun sequence genome encodes:
- the LOC126632484 gene encoding serine carboxypeptidase-like 45, producing the protein MFIYLYHPTPQFILNSPPPPPPPQVFSTANSLQEADKITRLPGQPQVSFQQYAGYVTVDEKQERSLFYYFVEAQIDPASKPLVLWLNGGPGCSSIGVGAFNENGPFQPSGDILLKNDFSWNREANMLYLESPAGVGFSYSANKSFYGFVNDDITARDNLEFLQRWFDKFPEYKNRDFFITEESYAGHYVPQLARLIIQSKLKFNLQAITIGNPLLEFNSDINAPAEYRWSHGLISDATFEDLTSVCNYSEIVRQGVIRGGPLSPACDAVANQSEREVPRHLINRYDVTLDVCLSSVEAQSFQLQKTVKIDVCIEDETFTYLNRPDVQEELHARVTNWTTCSNGGVLEYDMKNLEIPMLPVLGDLVKSGIRVLIYSGDQDSVIPLTSTRTLVNGLAKDLGLQTNVPYRVWFEEKQVAGWTQVYSDTLSYATIRGAGHEAPISQPARSLLLFTSFLTGMPLPKALSTN; encoded by the exons ATGTTTATATACTTGTACCATCCCACACCACAATTCATATTgaactccccccccccccccccccccccccaagtgTTTTCCACGGCAAACTCCCTCCAAGAAGCTGATAAAATCACAAGGTTGCCAGGTCAACCACAAGTCAGCTTCCAGCAATATGCAGGATATGTAACTGTGGATGAAAAGCAAGAGAGATCTCTTTTTTACTACTTTGTTGAAGCACAAATTGATCCTGCTTCCAAGCCTCTTGTTCTTTGGCTCAATGGAG GTCCTGGTTGTTCATCTATTGGAGTTGGAGCTTTCAACGAGAACGGACCTTTTCAACCAAGCGGAGACATTTTACTCAAGAACGATTTTAGTTGGAATAGAG AAGCAAATATGCTATACTTGGAGTCACCAGCAGGAGTAGGCTTCTCCTACTCAGCAAACAAATCATTCTATGGCTTTGTGAACGACGATATCACAG CACGAGATAATCTCGAGTTCCTTCAGCGCTGGTTCGACAAATTCCCCGAGTATAAAAATAGGGATTTCTTTATCACAGAAGAGAGCTATGCAG GCCACTATGTTCCACAGCTTGCACGACTCATTATCCAATCAAAACTGAAGTTCAATCTGCAAGCAATAACA ATTGGCAATCCTCTTTTAGAATTCAATTCTGATATCAACGCACCAGCAGAGTACCGGTGGTCTCATGGATTAATATCGGATGCGACATTTGAAGATTTAACTTCAGTCTGCAACTATTCTGAAATTGTTAGACAGGGGGTAATTCGTGGTGGTCCACTTAGCCCTGCTTGTGATGCAGTAGCGAACCAATCTGAAAGAGAAGTCCCTAGACATTTGATCAACCGATATGATGTTACTCTCGATGTCTGTTTATCATCGGTCGAAGCTCAATCTTTCCAACTG CAAAAAACAGTGAAGATAGATGTCTGTATCGAAGATGAAACATTTACATACTTAAACCGACCAGATGTACAGGAGGAGCTTCATGCCCGAGTCACTAATTGGACAACTTGCAGCAA CGGAGGTGTCCTCGAGTATGATATGAAAAACCTGGAAATACCGATGCTTCCAGTTTTAGGTGACCTTGTCAAGTCTGGAATTCGGGTTTTAATTTACAG TGGAGATCAAGATTCTGTTATTCCACTAACGAGTACACGGACACTGGTGAACGGATTGGCAAAGGACTTGGGGCTACAAACGAATGTGCCTTACAGAGTCTGGTTTGAAGAAAAACAG GTTGCCGGATGGACACAAGTATACAGTGACACTTTATCTTACGCTACCATAAGAGGAGCAGGCCATGAAGCTCCAATTTCGCAGCCAGCGAGATCATTACTTCTATTTACTTCATTTCTGACAGGAATGCCATTGCCAAAAGCCTTAAGTACTAACTGA